The nucleotide sequence TGGTATTCTCTATGTGTGcatagtttgtttgtttgtttgttttttagtgTAGTGGTGGCAAAATGGGGGTCTCAAGCGGATGGGGTAAATGGGTCGAAACAGGTAACTTCTATGCTAGCCAAAACCTTTTTATAGTTCGAGAAGCCGGGGGAGCTATTAGGTTGGGTTAAACCAAGACACCTTTTGTCTCAACTTTTTTATAGTCATAGTTTAATTTCACTAATATAATTTTATTGAATAGAACTATTTAGGATTGTTCTTAAAATTCAGACCTTATGTGACTTTCGACTCGCTTGACAAGTTCATCTTGTTTCCTTATGACCTATACTCATTACTATATTAGGCGTTAGAGATTAAACATTACCAAAATCACCCATTGATGTGCAAACCTAATGTATGACGCCCAGAGTTCTACTACATGGATATAACAAAATGATTTGCATTGTAGGCATTATTTTAATCAGTAATTAAGGCTTTAATGATGATGATGCTTTAAGTTGATTTGTATTAAAGTTTGAGATTATACATCTTAAATTTGATTGAAAGTAATGGAATGTTTGCAATTTTACTAATCAAGTATGAAGATGTTTTTAGGGAAAGTTGGACAAGTGCCTAGGTAGTTGTGAGAGGGAAATGGCTACCAGTTTTAGTGAGGAGATCGAGGTTAGCAAATCGTTAGAAGGCTTGTCAAACCAACACCGGTCTGGGAGTGGTCATCTTATGCTAACATGTTATCATATTACCTTCTTTTTGTAAATGCAATTTGTACCTTTTCTCTTACAACGCTTGACTCAGATGTTTATATTTAGGGTTTACTCTTTTGGTGCTCTAGCGAGTGCCGATGTTGTAACGAATGAAACAAAACCGAACTGTCTTTTTGGCTTTTATGAAATGTGAATGTGAACCGGCCGCAACGCGGCGGGTGTTACATCTAGTTATTTTGAATTTGGTGCTATTTGgagattcaaatataaatatttagACGTAACTTATTTATATGTGTTGCAAATTGCTTATTCTTTTCGTCGTTTCTATGTCAATTTTACGTGGGTTTTCTTATCATGTGGACGTACTTATACTTTTCTACAATAATGTCTTACGCGTCGGTCTAAATTTTGCATGTTAATACTCCACAACGCACATGCTTGGTTCCACGTTTTTATGTccattttttgtttgttttgacgGTCCCTCACAAAGCACAGGTCCTAAAAACTCGTTGTATATATTTTGAACAAATTATTATACTATCCAATGCCTCTTAATCTTATCTAATTACTAATTGTTAAGGTTGTGTGTGggtcggtttggtttggtttttacaattaaccataaccataacctcTAACTTCGGTTATGATTTTTATTACTTATAACCATAACTGAACTTCGGTTACGGTTTgatttcggttaatttcggttgtTAACCAAAAACTTTAACTAAAACTAGCTTTTTGGCAAAAGTTAAAATTATACGCTAATGGGCctacaaaataaaaatgaaacccATTATGTTGGACTTAGTTTGAGCCTTTATTTACAAGAAAACAATTAACACTACACTTTTTGGATAAAATAGCATGTGAGAGCGCTTTTAATAGAGATGGTGAAATTTTCTACTTTCCCAACCTTCGCTGCACTAAAAATGATTCTCATTGATGAAATTGTGTAAAATCAACAGCTTAAATCTATTAATTATATGTTTAGAGGTTGTTTGTTTAGCTCCTAAtaaggctcttaatggtttagatcttttactggttcagcatttaatgattcagactgtttgttttgcaagcagatgtctgaatagTTTAGACATTtatctctgaatggttaagcattataccaAGTCTGAATGATTAAAACATATAAcataatctgaattggtcagacatttaccttggaatggttaagcattatactagctcttaatgattcagacctcttactaattcagcagttaatggttcagacctctctAGACCTctcttactagttcaacacttaaccattcataAGTTACTAAACAACCCTTAGTGTTATACAAAAGATTCATATGATTATATCACCTTAGTTCTTCATTAAAATAAATGACATCTACTACAATATCATTTTGTGATCATGTTAATAAAAAACTTTCACATGGTGATTGTAAAACATAAATTCAATATATAGAATTATAAACTAAACATAAcaagttcggttcggtttcggttatatcgGTAACCAAACTTCATACCGTAACCATAACCGATTGGTCGGTTAACCAAATCTTCATAATCATAATCACCAGTTATGTTGGTTATTAGTTATTGGTTAAAATCGATTCGGTTATATTGGTTATGGTTAGATTATTGATTAATTTGCCCACCCTTACTAATTGATGAtgtaataaaaataataacaatcGGAATTTTCGAAGCAACATGACTAACTAAagttaatttgtttttttacgGACTATCTAGAAAGAATACGAAACCCAGAACTTACAATATACAACTTCGTGTCGTGTGAAGCAATCCCATTCGTATCTATCTATTTTATTAATTGATTTAAGAAATAATATAAAAATACGATTAGCAGGAAGCATGTGATTGAATAATCCAAATGTAAAATCATAATAATTAAACGATTAGCAGGAAACATGTGACTGAATAATCCAAATGTAAAACCATAATAGTTAAACATATCTTCAATATACATATCAAAAGATATGGTTGGTGCCGGTTGCATTATAGTTTAGTGGCATTTTAAGGGTGAGATAAGACTTAAAGACCATTAGGTTTTGGGTTCGATTCTTACAAATGGGTTTTTCTCAGatttattaggtttcctcctaAATTGGGGTATAGACATTATAGCCTAGTAAAGATTGATATGATCAGGTGGTTCCGTTAGTGACACGATTATATTCCAGTTTTTTCCGTTAGTGATCCAATTTGTCATTCAAAAAAAAGATACAGTCGGTATCAACAACGCCTTGAGTCATGTAACACTGACATTGTTTgattggcaatatttttatttattcgtATCATTGTATATGTATAAGTGCATTGAGACGGATTTTAAACGAAGATTAAGGCATGGTCCAGACAGCTtgtttaataaatatattttatgaaAAAGTTGTAGCGACAATAGTGTACGTGACCTCTACAGGTCGACACTACTAGCGTCGACAATTCTAAGAACCTATATCCTAACTAACCTAAGACCTATTAGGTCAAAAACATGTCATAGCTATAGATTttaattccccccccccccacacacacacacacaaaacacTCTAGTTTTTTGTTTTGCTTTCTTcgtgtttctttttttttactttatactTTTAATTAGTAGGTATCAACCCGCGCTTCGCGACAGATTGAGCATTCAAGCAGCTCTACTTTTGCACATCAAAACGTAAGCATGCATGTTGCAACGAATGCACAAAACCGTGACAAAAGTTAACGACGTCGAAACGTTATCGAATGCCACACATTGTTAAACATATGTAACTTTATATACAAGAAAAACGAAACCTTGACGTTGTTGATAACATTTGAAACATTGACATTGTTGATAACATTTGAGACCTTATATACAAAATTAAACAAATCCGTAGCCAACTTGTACGTTAGactattaaaaaaattaatgtaGGTACGTTGATAAAAATTATCACATAGCAACGAAGAAAACAACTAAACGAAGCAGCAAAAAGACTGGacaaagactcgacactgaattTAACGTCTTTAAGTTTATTTTGTTAGAATGGTTAAGTAATTACATAATTAGTCAAGAGTGAAATGTTTTTAAAAACATTGTAACTTAAATAAACTTTTCCGGAAATTAAGAGACACTTTATGTGTTTAGATATTTTAAAATCTCAATTAAATAAGTTTtaaaattctgcattatattttaAAGTTAATCAAAAGTATGAGATAAAATTGAGTATGAAATAAAATGATATACAATAAATTTGAATTATGGAGTTAGTTTTGTGAAACAAAATAATTTACGATAAATTTGAATTGgatttaatcaaaacaaaatagTATCAGTTGGGTTCGCATCCACGGTAACTAACAACTTATTAGGGTAAGCCTCTGGATTTATATACGATACGAAACTGATTAACAAGAAATTCGTTGGTTTAGGTTTAGTATAAACGAGATTAATCACTTTTGAGTCGAACATATGATCACATTTagcagtttttagattaaaaaaataataaaaatataatattaccGTGATTATTTTATTAATCTGATTCcactaaactaaaaaaaaaaaaattagtgtatcaTATGATTCACGTATGGTTTGCTTACATATCTCTTGATAGCTAAAGAAAATTATGTAATGACATTACATAACAAAAATTCAATACACATTATATATTATTGGATTCTGATCAAACAAGCAGTGAGCTGAGTGGCATGAATTAAACAAATTGAGTTTCATAACTCAAAAACTCATCATTACTTCTTGTTCCCAGATCTTTTGATATTAACAAAGAACCCTAACAGATCCTGCTTGTACGGCAGAAACGATTTCATCTTATCGCCTTTCTGTTCCGCTCGTTTCTGCACATAAAACACTTCATGAAACGACGCAGTCTTAGGTTTTCCAGCGACTCGTCTGTCTTTCGAGGCGTCGGCTTTCTTAGACCGCAAAAATAACGATGATTCCTCCCCTTTGCACTTGCTCCGACCGGGTGAATTCAAGATTCTCCACCTTCTTGATGATCCATGAGATCCAGTAGAACTGCTCTTCTTACACTTTTCAAAACCCGACCACATACAAAACATTCCAGAACGTATAGAATCACATTCATTTTCATCCGCTTCCGAATACGAGAAAGACGAGGACGGGTAGGATTCCTGTTCGTTAACAGAAGACTTATGTAACTGAACACTAACTGGAGAAGCTGCATCATCGGTTTCTTCAACCGCACTGTTTTCAATGGAAAAAATGAAACCAAAATCGTCTATCTGTTTACCGGAAACTTGTTCGTCCGGAGAGAATTCAAACTCATCTTCATCAACATCACTAAATTCATAGAACTGAGGTGCCTGTTCTTGCTTCAATTCGCAGATAACTTTAGCAGCTGCTGAAGCAGTCGAATTACCATCTGAAAAGTAGCAACTGAAGCTAAGACAAAACCCTAAATCGTCGGTTTCACCTTGAAGTTGCATTGTGTTTAAATATTTGAAAGATATAGAAATGTGTATGTGAAATTGAGGGTTATTTAGTAGAAGCTGGTATTTATATAGTAGTTTACTGGCCGTGTGAAAATAGATAGTGGAACCCACACGTGGCGTTTTGACCACTTCGAACGTAATCGTCTTCTACGTCATTTCGTTTGCATGAATCATGGATAATTAATTTCTCCATTGTCTCAGCTGTTATCCGTTTGTGATATAATAGTTTATATATTGAAATCGAAGCATAGTGGAATAAGCTAGGGAGAAATAGTTTCTAGAAATGATGggaagtttatatatatatatatatatatatatatatatatatatatatatatagtgtgaggttcattggggaacacttaaaaagtggggaacagcggggaaccgactcaaacgaactccgattggactcatttcagttgcgttggaaccggctcgtcgaaccctaactaggatcttttaaccatgaaccctaaatcataacccctaaaccctaaatatattagggtttggcttttagggtttttctttagggtttagctttagggtttagctttagggtttagatttagtgtttagagtttagctttagggtttagggtttagctttagggtttagctttaaggtttagcttagggtttagcctttagggtttagtttttagggtttatagtttagattgtaCGGTTTatcttaggttttagccttattttttagctttagggtttagagtttaggagttaggatttagggtttagggttaaaagatcTTAGTTAgtgttcgacgagccggttccaacgccgctggaatgagtccaatctgagttcgtttgagccggttccccgctgttccccaatttttaagtgttccccaatgaaccttcccctatatatatatatatatatatatatatcgtaaGAGGGTGAACAATGAGTACAATCCatatcagtggcggacccagaaattatttgctagaggtgcggatgaggtgttcaaTAATATTTTTAAGGGGTGCGGTCGgattttttgcctaaaatatacactaattttttttttcaaggggtgcggccgcccaccctggCCAAAGGCTAGGTCCGCCCATGATCCATATAATTTGTAAAATCTTGATACCAAACCATAATATGATATTACGAGTGACGGAGCTTGAACGAAAATTTGGTCGAGGCCGGACTCTCAAAATCTAAATCGATAGAGCGCGGGCTCTGAAAATCCAATATACActaaaaaaatttcgaaaattttcaGTGTGAAATTAACTATACGAGCAAAAAATTGGAGGGGGTCAGGGCACCCTCGGGCCACCATTAACCTCAGCCCTCGACATTACAATAACGATCATCTGTATAATTAATTCTAGTTGTTAAATCATTTTAATAATGATCATCTGTATAATTAATTCTAGTTGTTAAATCATTTTCAATCATTTTATATAGTTTAAAATATCTTAAAATTAAATGGAGTATATCATCCATTTTCTTCCTGGAAAAGACATAATTAAGTTTGTTATGTATTGAAAAATCAATGTAACAACgaaattgtttattattattattattattattattattattattattattattattattattattattattattattattattattattattattattattattattattattattattattattattactttttacAGTAGATTCCTTAACCatttgttaaataaaaaaaataaacaacgAGTAAAACATATTGAAGACAACCAATAATCACTACAAGAAATTaccacttttagcggcgacacttttagcggcgacatctaaaatgtcgccgctaaaagtcttGATCCGGGACAAGGCATTTGCAATTGATCTGGGCCGTTCTTTGCTTAACTAATCCAAGGGCTAGGGTTTATCCTGAATAAAACATGTGTAAAACGGCTCAAATCATGTTTTAGCGGCATTTTTCCCTCTTCCCTCCAAGATGAAATCTTCACAGACCGCCGGAGCACAAGCTTGAGTCTGTCGGAGTGCCGCACCGCCTTCACTCTGCCGTAGCACCTCCATCTCGCCTGATTCTCCGACGCCCTTCGAAAACGGTACGAATATTACAAATTGCTTTGTAATTTCAGTTGTTATGTTAGTAATTTGAATAGATCTGTTATTGATTTCATGATGTTTGACTGTATTTTAGTCAAATACAAGTATGGTTAGGGTTGCAGGTCTTGGTGCGGGTTGGGTTGGGCTTTCTTTTCAGAACACAATGGTTGGGTTAGGCTATTTATACATGGCAGTATATGTATTTGCAGTAGGTACCTAAGAGAAGTTTATATTAGGAGAAGTAGAGGTGTACAAATGGGGTTTTGGCTCAAACTGGTTCAGTTGAAACCTTGTGGGGTTAgctcaaagaaaaagtcaaaccCGGTTTTTGGTGAAATAGGTTCGGGTTCTGACCTGGTTTTTTTGGGGAAAGGCTCGGGTTTGACCGGTTTGAAATCGGGTACTGGTTTGTTTGGATTTGACCGGCTTGAAATTGGGTAATGTTTTTTACCGAATCTGCGTGAAAACATAATGTTCATTTGATTTTTTGACATATAATAAAGAAGACAGTAATGAAATTGGGTAATGTTTCGACCagtttgttttgttttcattttttcaACCTTTCATACTCATAGTCAATTAACCCGAACAAAAGCGATACTTTTTGAAACGTTTTTTTTTACCCAGCTCATTTTCACTCAGACCTGTTCCAAACCTAGTGTGATCCAATTCCATTTAACATGACATCCAACCCAACCCGACTTGGCTAGGCAGCTAAAGGATTTGGCGGCGACAAGTACTATTAGCGGCGACATGTCAAGCATTAGCGACGGTTTACTAGCGGCGACTCATTAGCGGCGACAAGTCGCCGCTACTacttttagcggcgacaaatGGTAGTATTAACGGCGACAAAGGTCGCCGCTATTGCCAGAATTCTTTGTAGTGAATAAATCTAATCAAAGGTTTCATTGTTAAAACTTAAACATTCAAATAAAGGTCTGATATGTATTATCTTGATGCAATTTGTTTCCTTAATGTTAAAGTATATTCTTAGTCAAGACATAAATACTAAAAGTTTTGCTAGCTAGCTTGTGATTTCTCATGTATATGTTAACTGTTAACTATAAAATTATATATACTCACAACTAAATTATgggtgtgcctattggcacactaaagtgCCTATTGGTACCCCAAACACtagcaaaattagggtttatctacgcagcgtattggtcaatacgcatcgtatagggttaaccctctacgctgcgtattgaccaatacgctgcgtagataaaccatggatctcagtgcctgataaccaatcattgcacatAAAACAAGgtcatatacgctgcgtataggtctatacgcagcgtatataaaccattagatttttttggtcattttggtaggtttgagagatcattttttcacaaagtttaaatacgctgcgtattgacctctaagcagcgtatataaaggtctgaaaatgtcttttatacccttgtgttgaggctatacgaagccaaatacaagggtagttgtgtcatttttgtctcatacgctgcgtagggacctctaagaagcggatataaagctccatttttgtattttttttattatgtattcctttgtttatttataaaaaaaaagaaaattatttataaaaaacaatattattggtaaataatacaaatatattgttttgttatcatttaaattaaattatcgtattcctttgtttatttataaaaaaagaaaattatttataaaaaaacaatattattcgtaaataatacaaatatattatattgttatcgtttaaattaaattatcttatcgtattgcatcgtatcgtaacGTATTGTATTGCATCATAtcatatcgtatagtgtatagtatataagtctcgtatagaggcctatacaggtgttattgtatagtataatatagtatagtatagtatagtatcgtatcgtatcgtatcgtatagtgtagtataagtctcgtataggtttcctataggtcttgtatatgcatataggattagacgggacctaaaccacacctatacgatacgatatcacacttataggcttatacgaggttaatacgtgacctaaaccacacctatacgatacgatatcacacttataggcttatacgaggtcaatacgtgacctatacgatacgatatcacacttataggcttatacgaggtcaatacgtgacctatactacgttatacgatacgatatcacaattataggcttatacgaggtcaatacgtgacctatactacccctatacgatacgatatcacacttataggcttatacgaggtcaatacgtgacctatacgacactatacgatacgatatcacacttataggcttatacgaggtcaatacgtgacctatactacgttatacgatacgatatcacacttataggcttatacgaggtcaatacgtgacctatactacacctatacgatacgatatcacacttataggcttatacgaggtcaatacgtgacctatacgacgctatacgatacgatatcacacttataggcttatacgaagtcaatacgtgacatatactacgttatacgacacaatatcacacttataggcttatacgacgtcaatacgtgacctatactacacctatacgacacgatatctcacttataggcttatacgaggtcaatacgggacctaaaccacacctatacgatacgatatcacacttataggcttatacgaggtcaatacgggacctaatatttgtattatttttaattcttataattcataatatttgtattatttttaataatattgtttttttataaataaacatggaaataccccaaaatacacacaattaatttactttttttttaaaataaacaaaggaatacacaataaaaaaatacaaaaatggagctttatatacgctccttagaggtccctacgcaacgtatgagacaaaaatgacacaactgcccttgtatttggcttcgtatagcctcaacacaacggtataaaagacattttcagacctttatatacgctccttagaggtctatacgcagcgtatttaaactttgtgaaaaatgatccctcaaacctaccaaaatgactcaaaaatctaatggtttatatacgttgcgtatagacctatacgcagcgtatataaccctTGTAATGATTGCTAATAAGGCTctgaaatccatggtttatatacgttgagtatagctctatacgcagcgtatagaggtaaccctatacgctgcgtataggtcaatacgcagcgtaggtaaaccctaagtgtgcagatagGCAAACTGGGTGTGCAGATATAGTTAGGGCCCTAAATTATAAATACTTGTTTTGTCAATTCGTAGAGTAGGTTATCCCATGACATGTAATGGATACCCGATTATTGTCCACCACCCACAATAGCAGGTAATATTTGCATACGATGGGATTCATTTTGAGGCAAGTAAGAAAACCGTAGAACATTTTGTCTTTGTTTGATCAACCTAATGACAAAAGAAACATCAAATTAAATGTGTAAAGCATTCATCATCATATGGCATAAAAACACcatagtttataaaaaaaataatgtttaaAGGTAATAATAGTTCATATCTTCATAGTGATGAATATATGAAAACCCACAAGTAAAAAAATCCATTAAAAGAAGTAATTTATAGTTTTGTGGACCATCAAAATATTGATATGTACACAGCTCTACTTTAGTGGGGATGTAAATGTATTTGATTAAGGTTACACATGTGAATTACTGGTGTATGAACAACAGATTCTGTCAAGTCCATTTTGCTACCACTTTTACTCCAAGTCTTGAATCACGGTAGGCTAGTGGTCCTAGTCCTGACGGTGTTTTAAATGGTAAATGCGTGAAACTATATAAAAAACTTTCAAATGGACTTGTTGAATCTATAAAAAATCACCAATAAAGATTAGACAATTCGAGCATCTACTCACTTGTCAAACAAAGAAGACTATCAGCTGAAAGCTCTTGAATGCCATGATTAGGTGCTTCCGGATAGCAGCGATTTGAAAAACCCGAAACCAATTTGTAGTCTTATTTTAATTTTGAATAGCATAACTTGGAAGCCCCGACGCCATCTAATGACCCGTAGCACTTTGAGGAGACCTCAAACTGGTGATAACCTGTTACTCGTATGTAAAATCATAAGAACTGAACCCTAAACGAATGTTAAGATGGAGTCATAtaaaatcaaaccctaaatcatatAAAAACCGAACCCTAAACGAATGTTTAATAAGAAATCAAACCCTAGATCATATGAAAATCGAACCCTAAACAAATGTTTCATATAAAATCATACGGAATTGAACCCTAAATCATATGAAATACATAATTCAAACCCTAAAACTCACCTTGAAGATACGGAATTGTAGACCCTAAGGATTATTGATCAATTTCAATAAGATGAAGAGGATATGATGCGGTGTAATGTTAGGGTTTGAAGGATGGATATAGGTGAAGAATAAAAAAAGCAAGGGAGAGGTGATCAATAATAAAATGGGTCGAACATGTACCCATATAACTTAGAAGAATGAGCGGGAAACGAAAAATGATGCTCTAAGAAGTCGACACGTGTCCATAAGATGGTTTCTTTTATGGGGTAgaggtggtcatcactcatcactcactcacaacttccaatcaagttccgtcatgtcatcaatcctttttctatcactagtgatggattttagtggaaatgcccatcacttgtgatggaattccatcactcacaacctatttttttaaattacaaattaacaataaaaacaccaaaattataaattataaatttcatctAAGACGTCTTCCAACCCCCCTTTTCACATATCTCGCGTTTGCGTTGAAGTACGATCGACTTAAATGGTTCGTCGAGATTGTTGTGCGGTTGTAACAAGACGTTTAAATCACTATTTTTTTTCGTTTTCGGTCTAGTGTCGAATATATGCCTCCTCATGTTTAAGTTTTAATAAATAATTGAACAGTTATATacaaaaaaaaagagtaaacttcggttttgctccctgtggtttggtcactttaacggttttgccccaaacctttaaaaatagccattttactccctgatgtttgctatggtttttccattaTGCTCCCTGCCAGTAACTCCATTAGAAATGTCTGTTAAatagaagggtattttggtaacttGCCACATGAAAGTAaggatattttggtaatttagCTATAAagatattttaatattttttaatttttaatatatatatacaaacacatCACATACATACCAGTGTCAACACTTTTCAACTTTTCATCGAACCTACTCACTATCCATTCTACAAACTTCTAAACCTATCACCATCGAATCATGTTTCTTCCTTTCCTCAAATGTAACTGTAGACCCGCCTGATCTCTTGAAGGAACGGTACTCCGGCTGCCCGGCCCACCGAGTTTCCGGTTCAATCGCCAGGCACCACCATCCCCACGACCTCAACACCGCTaacaagcaccaccaccaccacggcCAGTCCACCCCACCCCACATCGACCACCGACCACCGCCAACAACCCACATCATTACATCTTCGTCTGAAACCATAACCCCCAAATTTTTATCA is from Helianthus annuus cultivar XRQ/B chromosome 9, HanXRQr2.0-SUNRISE, whole genome shotgun sequence and encodes:
- the LOC110876637 gene encoding uncharacterized protein LOC110876637 yields the protein MQLQGETDDLGFCLSFSCYFSDGNSTASAAAKVICELKQEQAPQFYEFSDVDEDEFEFSPDEQVSGKQIDDFGFIFSIENSAVEETDDAASPVSVQLHKSSVNEQESYPSSSFSYSEADENECDSIRSGMFCMWSGFEKCKKSSSTGSHGSSRRWRILNSPGRSKCKGEESSLFLRSKKADASKDRRVAGKPKTASFHEVFYVQKRAEQKGDKMKSFLPYKQDLLGFFVNIKRSGNKK